From the Endozoicomonas sp. Mp262 genome, the window TCCTGGACGCGACTCCTCCCATTTGACTTGCTTTTCTTCAAAAATGGGGAGCCAGTGTTCCTTGGTGTGATACTTTCTTGGGTTGAGCTTGATAATGTGATTCACACCTTTGAACCCGGCGATTTCCCGGCGCGATTCCTCAGCATCGTGGCCACTATCAAGGCGAACCAGAATAGGCGCTCGGGTCAAACGTCGGCTGCGGTGCAGCACTGCTTGTAAAAAGCCAATAAAATCATTCTGGGAGTGCTGAGAGCCTGGGCGTAATTCACATCCCAGGCACCAGCCTTCGCAGCCAAAGTAAGCGGCAATAGGGGCATAACCAAAGAATTTTTTATACGTGTACTCGACCCCCTCCTTTTTGGTATTGCTGTTATCCATAGGGAATACGTCGATATCCAGTGGTATGTGCTGCTTCTTATCGAGTTTTTTCGGAAGGGGTGTGACGGGCACCTGAAGATTAACCAGGACATCGGTAAGGCTGTCCTCGATGAAAGGAATCAGTTGGGCGGCATCTTCATTGAAACGCTGTCTTAAGCGGCTGGCTGAAGGCATTTGTTTAATGCCCATTGCCAACCGGAACCAGTCGTTATCCCGGTTATTATCAACATTATCAAAATCACTTTTACCCTGAGCCAGTTGGCCGCAGTAAGCTCTGATCAGGTCGATATGAGTGATACGGTGCCTTTTTTTTATTTTGCGCAGGGATTTGCTTAACGCTGTCTTTTTGTTGAGTGCATGACCAACGAAATAAAGCCCTGCGACCGGTGTATAAAATTCCGTCTGTGATTGTTCAATTTTCAGTTTCACAAAAATGCACCCAGGTGGTGAAAATTAGAGTGGGTGCATTTTAACTTGGAACTTACGTTTTGTGGTTGATCCAGAGGAGTTGGGCTACAGTGAACTCACGGATTCAGGAAAAGATTTCTATTTATTATACTGCATAGCAGTTTTTAAGTTTATATTTATATGGTTTTTGACGCTTTGAGGTATGCAAGGGGGTATGAGAATTTTAGCAATATTCTTGATTGTTAAATTTGCATGTTGCCTTTTTTGTTGTTTTTCGTATGCGGCTTTACCAGAGGGTGATGTTGTGAAGTCTCTAAAAGTATACGTAGGGCGGCAGGGGAATAGTGATTCTGTTGATGGAATTTCAGTTACAGCTGGTTCTGGACGTCAAAAGAATGAGTGGGTTTTGTCATTGGCAAGTCATTCAGGGTTTAATAGTGGTATTGGTTTTTACCCGTTTGAATGGCATCAGGCTTTGCTAAGAAAAATAATAGAACATGGTTTAAAGCTTGAATTTTTATTGAGAGTTGATGATCAAGCAGGAAAGATTAATCTAGCAAAGGTTAATGTTGAACAAGTTGAAAGTGGGAATAATGTTACTTTTGTATGTAATAAAGATTTTGCTTATATCAGTTCCATGGCTTTTGATTTAGCAGAGGTTGAGCATGACTTATGTTACATCGTAGAATATTTTTATTATTGGTATGGAGGAGGCGATCAATGTCCGTCTTTTGGTTTTTCAGGGGGGTTCAATAATGAACCCAACTGGAAAGATAAAAATGACAAACAGTTTATTTTGGAAATTCCAGAACTTGTTTGTGAAAGTGAGGAGTTTGAACGAGGAGGTTCTTTTGTTAAGCTTCAAGAGAGAAATGTTATATTTGATGTTGCTATGTCTAAATCTGGTTTTGGCAGAAATCTTAAAGAGGTCAGAAAATACTGTGGAGGAAGTAAGATAAAAGTTAAGGCAGAGAAAAAAAATAAAAAAAGAAATAAAGAGGATTTTGCAAAAAGAAAATTTCAAAACAATGAAAGTACTCAAAGTGAAGTGATAAAGTTATTAGGTGATTTGGATGAAATCAATAGTCACCCTAAAGTAAGGCATGTTAGTTATGATATGACAGACCCTTTTTTAAACAAGGTTGGGATGCCTCTTGCTATTCATAACTGCTTTAAGGATTTATATTATGTTGCTATTGAAAAGGCTAAATTATGTTATAATGCTTATGGTTTTAGAAATAGAAGAGGTTTTGCTAAAAGAAAAGCCAGGCATTATGATGTTAATGAAGGTGTTTTTACCTTTAAAGTAAAGGTTGAAAAGCTAAAAGATTATTTAAACAAAGGAGACTGTCTGAGATTTTCATATGTTAGGCATATGATTAATATGGCGTGGAAAGGGGTTAGTCTTGGATGTTATTCTACTTGTGAACAAATAAAAATAATCGAAGCTATTTGGAGGAAGTCTTATTGGTATCGACAAAATATACCTGTATCAGTTAATATTGATGGTTTTATAAATCAAGATTGTAGTTTGCCAGAAGACTTTATCGATTGTGTTACATTAGAATCAGGGTGTGATAGCCAAGAAGAAAATATTCATTTAAAAAAACTATTAGATAAATATAAAGAAGTACGTATAAATGATAATTACTGGCTGTTGGAAAATGGAGTTGATGGTTTTCCTAGTCTTCTTCTATGGTCTAATATAGTTGACTTGTATAACCTTGATCTATCTAAAGTGGATGGAAGTACGAAGGTTCGACGCCGTGATTTTATTGAGGCCTGTTGTTATAAAGGTAACATAAATAAAGGTTGTTTGGTTTTTGAAGATCCTGTTCTTTTTATATATGATATGGAGACTGTTTATAGGTTGGCTTTTTCTAAAAATAGTTCTGTTGATAAAGTATGGCAGGTGGCTACTTTAAGGTTAATAAATACAATTCTAGGTGACAAAGGGGTGACTTTGCATCAAGATGACGGTGAGGTTATTAGTTTTTTAGAATTTATTGCTGGTATTGGGGATGAGGCAAAGAGGAATTATGGTGGCGAATTTACAGAGTGCTCTGTTTTAGAGGAAGTAAAGCAAGAATCTGAAAAAATTAATAGCTGTAGCGCTTTTAGTGAAAAAAAAATAGCTGCATGTGGTGAAGAAGGTGATTCTGTTTTGGCTATTGAGAGGCGGCTTGAGGCTGTAAATTCAGCATTGAATGCTGAAAAAGATGATGATAAAAATTTACAGGATTCGCTTAAAGTTTTATCTGAAAAACTGCGTTTGGAAAATAACAAAGTTAATAGGTTTTCAAAAAAAATGAGAGATGAGAGGTTTAAGAGATTAACCGCTGAGGTGGCACTGGATGAGCTAAAAGATAAATTTAAAGTTCTTAATGATAAGTATTCTAATTTAGCTCGTATTAATTCTAGAGTTGCCAACGGTTATTTTTCAAGATCAAAAATTACAAAAGCCCGGTTTTTAAAAGCCAGCTCAGAGCTAAATAAAGAAGTGATAGAGGTGAGAAAGAGTCAGTCTGAGCTGGAGGCGCAATTGAAAGAGTCCAAGATGAGTGAGGCCTCTTTAGGAGAGGAAAAGATAATGTTGGAGTGTCAAATAAAAACTTTTTTAGATGCGGTATCTCCTGAAGAGAAAAAAAATGTTGTTAAGCATTTCTTTAGTGAGAAAAATAAAGAGATAAGCGATCTTAAAAAGAAAGTGCAAGAACTGGAGTCAAAGTTAGATGGGAAGGTAGGGGAAACAAGTTTAGATAAGAACCCTATTATCTATTTTCGATCTGAAAAATTATTGACAGGCTCAAATTAAATACATTTAGCTTCTGTGCCTACCATGCTATCAATAACAAGAACAAATACCGAGTAACCATTTGACATCATTATAACAATAGGTGCTCTGGCGGTTACTTCACACTTTGGTGTTGTCCCGGTTATCCAGTTGAAACCTGTTGGTGGGCAATATCCTTCAGCCCTGCCAACATTAACCTTATGGACATAGTTAGAATGACTGTTTCCAATAGTCAATATCAAATCTCTTAGCTGGCAGTCCACTAACTCATTTTTCCTTAACCATCTTCTATCTTCACTTAAAGTAAATCTGCTTAGTAAGTCAATTACAGGTTCCATAACCCCCCGTCGTAGAGTAAACCCACGCTGATAAATAGGTACAGTGTTGTTTGGTAAAAACACAATAGATTGTTGACTTATTTCATGATTAATTTTTAATAGATTATAGCTATCGTGAATACTGCGCTGACGTATATGTAAACTCCCTCCACGGAGGTTAAGTCGTTCTCTCAGTTTTCTTTTGAAATGATTAAAACTCTCTCTTGACACCTTTCCTTTCTTATTAGCTTTCTTAAAAAGTTTAGAAACAGCTTTACTTACACCAGGTAAAACCTCTGTTGTTCCAGTATAATAACTTTTCATCCATGGCGTAAGTAGTGTATAGATTGCTTTCGAATAATTTAACCATCCAGTCGGACAGTATTAGAAAATGAGATCATATACTCCTCTCCAAATGAAAAAAGCACCCGTTCAACTTCTTTTTCAAATTCCGCAAAGCTCTTGATTGACAAGAGGT encodes:
- a CDS encoding IS1380 family transposase: MKLKIEQSQTEFYTPVAGLYFVGHALNKKTALSKSLRKIKKRHRITHIDLIRAYCGQLAQGKSDFDNVDNNRDNDWFRLAMGIKQMPSASRLRQRFNEDAAQLIPFIEDSLTDVLVNLQVPVTPLPKKLDKKQHIPLDIDVFPMDNSNTKKEGVEYTYKKFFGYAPIAAYFGCEGWCLGCELRPGSQHSQNDFIGFLQAVLHRSRRLTRAPILVRLDSGHDAEESRREIAGFKGVNHIIKLNPRKYHTKEHWLPIFEEKQVKWEESRPGKSYATLSTVYETNYGNQRLIIRIIKRTTDTVGQRFLTPDYELEGWWTTLSEADYSDDQIINLYEDHATSEQFHSELKTDMDLERLPSGKFDTNDLVMCLGALVYNILRYMGQSCLLGPDAPVRHKAKRRRLKTVIQELIYLAARLLKKGHQYRLRFGRYCPGFRSFHQLISQHALC